One genomic window of Pseudoxanthomonas sp. includes the following:
- a CDS encoding MFS transporter: MSSTAAVPANKPSRVLLASLMGTTIEFFDFYIYATAAVLVFPHLFFSPDNPVAAQLASLATFAVAFVARPVGSALFGHFGDRIGRKATLVAALLTMGISTVVIGLLPTYHSIGILAPLLLTLCRFGQGIGLGGEWGGAVLLATENAPPGKRGWYGMFPQLGAPLGFLLSASTFLAMGAALTPEQFLAWGWRVPFIASALLVIVGLWVRLSINETPDFQKAIERNERLRLPFRTVFSQHLGPLVLGTLGALATFVLFYLMTVFALGYGTGALGYSKQEFLLMQMVGMLFFAAGIPLSAKFGDRRTARGAMLVASIGIVIFGLLFPVLFQSGHPALVIAFLCIGLFVMGWTYGPVGTLLSEVYPTEVRYTGSSLSFNLASVLGAAPAPYVAKMLADAYGVRSVGFYLSAAGVITILALLAIRRHDSVRR, translated from the coding sequence ATGTCCTCCACCGCCGCCGTCCCCGCCAACAAGCCGTCCCGCGTCCTGCTGGCCAGCTTGATGGGCACCACCATCGAGTTCTTCGATTTCTACATCTACGCCACCGCCGCGGTGCTGGTGTTCCCGCACCTGTTCTTCTCGCCGGACAATCCGGTGGCCGCGCAGCTGGCTTCGCTTGCGACCTTCGCAGTGGCCTTCGTCGCGCGCCCGGTGGGTTCGGCGCTGTTCGGCCATTTCGGCGACCGCATCGGCCGCAAGGCCACGCTGGTGGCGGCGCTGCTGACGATGGGCATCTCGACGGTGGTGATCGGCCTGCTGCCGACCTACCACAGCATCGGCATCCTGGCTCCGCTGCTGCTGACCCTGTGCCGCTTCGGCCAGGGCATCGGCCTGGGCGGTGAGTGGGGCGGCGCGGTGCTGCTGGCGACCGAAAACGCGCCTCCTGGCAAGCGCGGCTGGTACGGCATGTTCCCGCAGCTGGGCGCGCCGCTGGGTTTCCTGCTGTCGGCCTCGACCTTCCTGGCCATGGGCGCGGCGCTGACCCCGGAGCAGTTCCTGGCCTGGGGCTGGCGCGTGCCGTTCATCGCGTCGGCGCTGCTGGTCATCGTTGGCCTGTGGGTGCGCCTGAGCATCAACGAGACCCCGGACTTCCAGAAAGCCATCGAGCGCAACGAACGCCTGCGCCTGCCGTTCCGCACGGTGTTCTCCCAGCACCTGGGGCCGCTGGTGCTGGGCACGTTGGGCGCGCTGGCGACCTTCGTCCTGTTCTACCTGATGACCGTGTTCGCGCTGGGCTACGGCACCGGTGCATTGGGTTACAGCAAGCAGGAGTTCCTGTTGATGCAGATGGTGGGCATGCTGTTCTTTGCTGCGGGCATCCCGCTGTCGGCCAAGTTCGGCGACCGCCGCACCGCGCGCGGCGCGATGCTGGTGGCCAGCATCGGCATCGTGATCTTCGGTCTGCTGTTCCCGGTCCTGTTCCAGAGCGGGCATCCGGCCCTGGTGATCGCCTTCCTGTGCATCGGCCTGTTCGTGATGGGCTGGACCTACGGCCCGGTCGGCACGCTGCTGTCGGAGGTCTACCCGACCGAAGTGCGCTACACCGGCTCGTCGCTGTCGTTCAACCTGGCCAGCGTGCTGGGTGCGGCGCCGGCGCCGTACGTGGCCAAGATGTTGGCCGATGCCTATGGCGTGCGGTCGGTCGGTTTCTACCTGAGCGCGGCCGGCGTGATCACGATCCTGGCCCTGCTGGCGATCCGTCGCCACGACAGCGTCAGGCGCTGA
- a CDS encoding formate dehydrogenase subunit delta, producing MSSDGSERIARLVEMANDIAAYFEAESDQAVGVEGVRQHLVRFWEPGMRRKLLRYVRDGGGGLKPLAHAAVEALDA from the coding sequence ATGAGCAGCGATGGCAGCGAGCGCATTGCACGGTTGGTGGAGATGGCCAACGACATCGCGGCGTACTTCGAAGCCGAGTCCGACCAGGCGGTCGGCGTGGAAGGCGTCCGCCAGCACCTGGTGCGGTTCTGGGAGCCCGGCATGCGCCGCAAGCTGCTGCGCTACGTGCGCGATGGCGGCGGGGGACTCAAACCGCTGGCCCACGCGGCGGTGGAAGCGCTGGATGCTTGA
- the fdhD gene encoding formate dehydrogenase accessory sulfurtransferase FdhD — protein sequence MSEHEVPVPTEDAGSVVRSVARHRGARALQLDDNIAEEVPVAFVYNDAPFAVMMATPADLEDFAQGFALSEGIVERIDDAQVISVEHLLEGVEVRVGIPADREQILQSRRRSMSGRSGCGVCGSELLEAALRSPAPVGEGIAVTTTALQRALRELRSQQPLNARTGATHAAGWALADGRIVLVREDVGRHNALDKLIGAMHRAGFDPQSGFLVVTSRASYEMAMKAASAGIAFMAAISAPTALALSLAQRTGLTLLGFARDDGQAVYTHPRRLIGQETCT from the coding sequence ATGAGCGAACACGAAGTCCCTGTTCCGACCGAAGACGCCGGCAGCGTCGTGCGCAGCGTGGCCCGCCACCGCGGCGCGCGGGCACTGCAGCTGGACGACAACATCGCCGAAGAGGTGCCGGTGGCCTTCGTCTACAACGATGCACCGTTCGCGGTGATGATGGCCACGCCGGCCGATCTGGAAGATTTCGCGCAGGGGTTCGCCTTGAGCGAAGGGATCGTCGAGCGCATCGACGACGCGCAGGTGATATCGGTCGAACACCTGCTGGAAGGCGTGGAAGTACGGGTGGGCATTCCCGCCGATCGCGAACAGATCCTGCAAAGCCGCCGTCGCAGCATGAGCGGCCGCAGTGGTTGCGGCGTCTGCGGCAGCGAGCTGCTCGAAGCTGCGTTGCGCTCGCCTGCGCCGGTGGGCGAGGGGATCGCAGTGACGACGACCGCCCTGCAGCGTGCCCTGCGCGAGCTGCGCAGCCAGCAGCCGCTCAACGCCCGCACCGGCGCAACCCACGCGGCGGGCTGGGCGCTGGCCGATGGCCGCATCGTACTGGTGCGTGAGGACGTGGGCCGCCACAACGCACTGGACAAGCTGATCGGCGCGATGCATCGCGCGGGGTTCGATCCACAGTCGGGCTTCCTGGTGGTGACCAGCCGTGCCAGCTACGAGATGGCGATGAAGGCGGCCAGCGCCGGTATCGCGTTCATGGCCGCGATTTCCGCACCGACCGCACTGGCCCTGTCGCTGGCGCAGCGCACCGGCTTGACCCTGCTGGGGTTTGCCCGTGACGACGGCCAAGCGGTCTACACCCATCCCCGGCGCCTGATCGGGCAGGAGACCTGCACATGA
- the fdhF gene encoding formate dehydrogenase subunit alpha, which translates to MRSIAETDLGTPNPQLIQLQPLKKVSVSIDGAWIDVPEGTSVMRAAALMGTKIPKLCASDALDAFGSCRLCLVEIEGRKGYPASCTTPVSEGMVVRTQSQKLGQIRRGVMELYISDHPLDCLTCPANGHCELQDMAGAVGLREVRYGYEGANHVKPVSQDGHVNPLFVGKDGSNPYFSFDPSKCIVCSRCVRACSEVQGTFALTIQGRGFDSKVSAGQDQAFLESECVSCGACVQACPTATLSEKSLITRGQADHSVVTTCAYCGVGCSFRAEMQGDQLVRMVPNADGHANHGHSCVKGRFALGYATHPDRITTPMIRAKITDPWKVVSWEEAIAHTASEFKRLQATYGRFSIGGITSSRCSNEETYLVQKLVRAGFGNNNVDTCARVCHSPTGYGLKQTLGESAGTQDFDSVQFADVILVMGANPTDGHPVFASQMKRRLRQGAKLIVIDPRRIDLVKTPHGAADVHLKLRPGTNVAMLNALAHVIVTEGLADEDFIAQRCEAEAFAKWRAYVADASRSPEVLEADTGVDPALVRRAARLYAGAGNAAIYYGLGVTEHAQGSTAVMGIANLAMATGNIGRPGVGVNPLRGQNNVQGSCDMGSFPHEFPGYRHVSDAAVRSLFEAEWKVSLHDEPGLRIPNMFEAALDGEFKGLYIEGEDIGQSDPNTQHVTAALGAMECVVVQDLFLNETAKFAHVFLPGSSFMEKDGTFTNAERRISRVRRIMAPKAGYADWEITQLLANAMGYPMAYTHPAQIMDEIARLTPTFTGVSYDLLEEKGSIQWPCNAEHPEGTPTMHVDQFVRGKGKFMLTPYVPTREKVNVRFPLLLTTGRILSQYNVGAQTRRTANSTWHDEDRLELHPHDAEERGIAADDWVGVQSRAGDTVLRARITDRVQPGVVYTTFHFPGSGANVITTDNSDWATNCPEYKVTAVQVTRVSQPSEWQQRHKAFDTLQEQLLPAAD; encoded by the coding sequence ATGCGTTCCATCGCAGAAACCGATCTTGGTACCCCGAATCCGCAGCTGATCCAACTGCAGCCGCTGAAGAAGGTCAGCGTGTCCATCGACGGCGCGTGGATCGATGTGCCCGAAGGCACCTCGGTCATGCGTGCCGCTGCGTTGATGGGCACGAAGATTCCGAAACTGTGTGCTTCCGACGCGCTGGACGCGTTCGGTTCCTGCCGGCTGTGCCTGGTCGAGATCGAAGGGCGCAAGGGTTACCCGGCCTCGTGCACCACGCCGGTCAGCGAAGGCATGGTCGTGCGCACGCAGTCGCAGAAGCTGGGCCAGATCCGGCGCGGGGTGATGGAGCTGTACATCTCCGACCATCCGCTGGACTGCCTGACGTGCCCGGCCAACGGCCACTGCGAACTGCAGGACATGGCTGGCGCGGTCGGCCTGCGCGAGGTGCGCTACGGCTACGAGGGTGCGAACCACGTCAAGCCGGTCAGCCAGGATGGTCACGTCAATCCGCTGTTCGTCGGCAAGGACGGCTCCAACCCGTATTTCAGCTTCGATCCATCCAAGTGCATCGTCTGCTCGCGCTGCGTGCGCGCCTGCAGCGAAGTGCAAGGTACGTTCGCGCTGACCATCCAGGGACGTGGCTTCGACTCGAAGGTATCGGCCGGGCAGGACCAGGCCTTCCTGGAATCCGAATGCGTGAGCTGCGGCGCCTGCGTGCAGGCCTGCCCGACCGCGACGCTGTCTGAGAAATCGCTGATCACGCGAGGCCAGGCCGACCATAGCGTGGTGACGACCTGCGCCTATTGCGGCGTGGGCTGCTCGTTCCGTGCCGAGATGCAGGGCGACCAGCTGGTACGCATGGTCCCGAACGCCGATGGCCATGCCAATCACGGCCATTCCTGCGTCAAGGGCCGTTTCGCCCTGGGCTATGCGACGCATCCGGACCGCATCACCACGCCGATGATCCGCGCGAAGATCACCGATCCGTGGAAGGTCGTGAGCTGGGAAGAAGCCATCGCCCACACCGCCAGCGAGTTCAAGCGGCTGCAGGCGACCTACGGCAGGTTCTCCATCGGCGGCATCACCTCCTCGCGCTGCAGCAACGAGGAAACCTACCTGGTGCAGAAGCTGGTGCGTGCGGGTTTCGGCAACAACAATGTCGATACCTGCGCGCGGGTCTGCCATTCGCCGACCGGCTACGGGCTGAAGCAGACGTTGGGCGAATCGGCCGGCACCCAGGACTTCGATTCGGTGCAGTTCGCCGACGTGATCCTGGTGATGGGTGCCAATCCGACCGACGGCCATCCGGTGTTCGCCTCGCAGATGAAGCGTCGCCTGCGCCAGGGCGCCAAGCTGATCGTGATCGATCCGCGCCGGATCGACCTGGTCAAGACGCCGCATGGCGCCGCCGATGTGCACCTGAAGCTGCGCCCAGGCACCAACGTGGCCATGCTCAACGCGCTGGCGCATGTGATCGTGACCGAAGGGCTGGCCGACGAGGACTTCATCGCACAGCGCTGCGAGGCCGAGGCGTTCGCCAAGTGGCGTGCCTACGTGGCCGATGCCTCGCGTTCGCCGGAAGTGCTGGAGGCTGATACTGGCGTCGATCCCGCGCTGGTGCGCCGCGCCGCGCGCCTGTATGCGGGCGCCGGCAATGCCGCGATCTATTACGGCCTGGGCGTGACCGAACACGCGCAGGGTTCGACCGCGGTGATGGGAATTGCGAACCTGGCCATGGCCACCGGCAACATCGGTCGGCCGGGCGTGGGCGTCAATCCATTGCGCGGCCAGAACAACGTGCAGGGCTCGTGCGACATGGGCTCGTTCCCGCACGAGTTCCCCGGCTATCGCCATGTCAGCGACGCAGCCGTGCGCAGCCTGTTCGAAGCCGAATGGAAGGTGTCGCTGCACGACGAGCCAGGCCTGCGCATTCCCAACATGTTCGAAGCGGCGCTGGATGGCGAGTTCAAGGGCCTGTACATCGAAGGCGAGGACATCGGCCAGTCCGACCCCAATACCCAGCACGTCACCGCGGCGCTGGGCGCGATGGAATGCGTGGTGGTGCAGGACCTGTTCCTCAACGAAACCGCCAAGTTCGCCCACGTGTTCCTGCCGGGCAGTTCCTTCATGGAGAAGGACGGCACCTTCACCAATGCCGAGCGCCGCATCTCGCGCGTGCGCAGGATCATGGCGCCCAAGGCCGGCTACGCCGACTGGGAGATCACCCAGCTGCTGGCCAACGCGATGGGCTACCCGATGGCCTATACCCATCCGGCGCAGATCATGGACGAGATCGCCCGGCTGACGCCCACCTTCACCGGCGTCAGCTACGACCTGCTGGAGGAAAAGGGCAGCATCCAGTGGCCGTGCAATGCCGAACACCCGGAAGGCACGCCGACCATGCACGTGGATCAGTTCGTGCGCGGCAAGGGCAAGTTCATGCTGACCCCGTACGTGCCAACGCGGGAGAAGGTCAACGTGCGTTTCCCGCTGCTGCTGACCACCGGGCGCATCCTGAGCCAGTACAACGTCGGCGCGCAGACCCGGCGCACGGCCAATTCCACCTGGCACGACGAAGACCGGCTGGAGCTGCATCCGCACGACGCCGAGGAGCGCGGCATCGCCGCCGATGACTGGGTGGGCGTGCAGAGCCGGGCCGGCGACACCGTGCTGCGCGCGCGCATCACCGACCGGGTGCAGCCGGGCGTGGTTTACACCACCTTCCATTTCCCTGGTTCGGGCGCGAATGTGATCACCACGGATAATTCGGACTGGGCCACCAATTGCCCGGAATACAAGGTCACCGCGGTGCAGGTCACGCGGGTGAGCCAGCCCTCGGAGTGGCAGCAGCGTCACAAAGCCTTCGACACCTTGCAGGAGCAGCTGCTGCCTGCGGCAGACTAG
- a CDS encoding NADH-quinone oxidoreductase subunit NuoF codes for MSAVTVYVPGDAAAVSVGADAVAAAVVREADARGVEVRVVRNGSRGLLWLEPLVEVATPSGRIAYAPVAAEDVVALFDAGWLEGGEHALRLGDITQHAYFKDQQRVSFARVGVIDPLDVEDYAAHGGWRGLQQALAMAPHQIVQAVTDAGLRGRGGAAFPTGIKWKTVHDTTAPQKYIVCNADEGDSGTFSDRMLMEGDPLCLVEGMAIAGLAVGATQGYIYLRSEYPHAWRALNAAIANAYAGGWLGADIAGSGKRFDLEVRLGAGAYICGEETALLESLEGRRGMVRFKPPLPAIQGLFGKPTVINNVITFSAVPAILADGAQAYQAHGTGRSRGTLPLQLTGNIARGGLVELPFGSTLRTLLYDYGGGSASGRPIRAVQVGGPLGAYLPESLFDTPLDYEAFARVGGMIGHGGIVVFDDSVDMLQQARYAMEFCAVESCGKCTPCRIGSTRGVEVIDRFATHGAVQEALLRDLCDTMLHGSLCALGGMTPFPVLSALDHFPEDFDRVRQPSAA; via the coding sequence ATGAGCGCCGTGACGGTCTACGTGCCGGGGGATGCGGCCGCCGTGTCGGTTGGCGCCGATGCGGTCGCAGCGGCTGTCGTCCGCGAAGCAGACGCGCGCGGCGTGGAGGTGCGCGTGGTGCGCAACGGCTCGCGCGGCCTGCTGTGGCTGGAGCCGCTGGTGGAAGTGGCAACGCCGTCTGGTCGCATCGCGTATGCGCCGGTCGCAGCGGAGGATGTGGTCGCGCTGTTCGATGCCGGCTGGCTTGAAGGTGGCGAACACGCGCTGCGCCTGGGCGACATCACCCAACACGCTTACTTCAAAGATCAACAGCGTGTGTCGTTCGCGCGCGTCGGCGTGATCGATCCGCTCGATGTCGAGGACTACGCCGCGCACGGCGGCTGGCGTGGATTGCAGCAGGCATTGGCAATGGCGCCGCATCAGATCGTGCAAGCCGTGACCGATGCCGGCCTGCGTGGACGCGGTGGCGCGGCGTTCCCGACCGGGATCAAGTGGAAGACGGTGCACGACACCACCGCGCCGCAGAAATACATCGTCTGCAATGCCGACGAAGGCGACTCGGGCACGTTCTCCGACCGGATGCTGATGGAAGGCGACCCGCTGTGCCTGGTCGAAGGCATGGCGATTGCTGGCCTGGCGGTCGGCGCCACCCAGGGCTACATCTACCTGCGTAGCGAATATCCGCATGCCTGGCGCGCGTTGAATGCAGCGATCGCCAATGCCTACGCCGGCGGCTGGCTGGGGGCGGACATCGCCGGCTCCGGCAAGCGCTTCGACCTGGAAGTGCGGCTGGGTGCCGGTGCCTACATCTGCGGCGAGGAAACCGCGCTGCTGGAAAGCCTGGAAGGCAGGCGCGGCATGGTCCGTTTCAAGCCGCCGCTGCCGGCGATCCAGGGCCTGTTCGGCAAGCCGACCGTGATCAACAACGTGATCACGTTCTCCGCGGTGCCGGCGATCCTTGCAGATGGCGCGCAGGCGTACCAGGCGCATGGCACCGGGCGTTCGCGCGGCACGCTACCGCTGCAGCTCACCGGCAATATCGCGCGCGGTGGCCTGGTCGAACTCCCCTTCGGCAGCACGTTGCGCACGCTGCTGTACGACTACGGCGGCGGTTCGGCCAGTGGCCGGCCGATCCGTGCGGTGCAGGTCGGCGGGCCGCTGGGTGCGTACCTGCCCGAATCCCTGTTCGATACGCCGCTGGATTACGAAGCCTTCGCAAGGGTCGGCGGCATGATCGGCCACGGTGGCATCGTGGTGTTCGACGACAGCGTGGACATGCTGCAGCAGGCGCGCTACGCGATGGAATTCTGCGCGGTCGAATCCTGCGGCAAGTGCACCCCGTGCCGGATCGGTTCGACCCGCGGCGTGGAAGTCATCGATCGGTTCGCCACCCACGGCGCGGTGCAGGAAGCGCTGCTGCGCGACCTGTGCGACACCATGCTGCATGGCTCGCTGTGCGCGCTGGGCGGCATGACTCCATTCCCGGTGCTCAGCGCACTGGATCATTTCCCTGAAGATTTCGATCGCGTCCGGCAGCCCAGCGCTGCCTAG
- a CDS encoding formate dehydrogenase subunit gamma: MGKRSRHIESVTEVVPVLDAGQVAPVEAAIAEHRMRPGALLPILHAVQDALGHVPEGAVAPIAAALNMTRADVHGVLSFYHHFRSAPPGRHVLQLCRAEACQSMGARGLESHARTRLGLSATAHHTDDGQFTVEPVYCLGNCALSPAMLLDGQLHGRITPARFDALVHACAHGVEHAA; the protein is encoded by the coding sequence ATGGGCAAGCGCTCTAGGCATATTGAATCGGTCACTGAAGTCGTCCCGGTACTGGACGCCGGGCAGGTCGCACCGGTGGAGGCCGCCATCGCCGAACACCGCATGCGTCCCGGCGCGCTGTTGCCGATCCTGCACGCGGTGCAGGACGCCTTGGGCCATGTGCCCGAAGGTGCGGTGGCGCCGATTGCCGCCGCACTCAACATGACCCGTGCCGACGTGCATGGCGTGCTCAGCTTCTATCACCACTTCCGCAGTGCGCCGCCGGGGCGGCACGTGCTGCAGCTGTGCCGGGCCGAGGCCTGCCAGTCGATGGGCGCGCGCGGGCTGGAATCGCATGCGCGCACGCGGTTGGGTTTGTCGGCGACGGCGCACCACACCGACGATGGGCAGTTCACGGTCGAACCGGTGTATTGCCTGGGCAACTGCGCGCTCTCGCCGGCCATGTTGCTGGACGGGCAGCTGCACGGCCGGATCACGCCAGCGCGATTCGATGCGCTGGTCCATGCCTGCGCGCACGGCGTGGAGCACGCAGCATGA
- a CDS encoding OFA family MFS transporter, which translates to MASTPDVVSGSGIVAPGRLSRERIVARPGFSRWLVPPAALAIHLSIGMAYGFSVFWLPLSKAIGVSAPVACPADMSALSQLFTTTCDWQVKMLGWMFTLFFVLLGCSAALWGGWLERAGPRKAGVVAAVCWGGGLLISALGVYAHQLWLMWLGSGVIGGIGLGLGYISPVSTLIKWFPDKRGMATGMAIMGFGGGAMIGSPLADLLMKHFASATSVGVWQTFLVMGLLYFVAMMCGALGYRVPPAGWQPAGWTPPASSANTMITTAQVHLQQAWRTPQFWLIWAVLCLNVTAGIGVIGMASPMLQEVFGGRLIGVDAGFRDLDEAQLKSLATIAAAFTGLLSLFNIAGRFVWASLSDKIGRKVTYAVFFVLGMVLYAAAPHLGTTGSVALFVLGFGIILSMYGGGFSTVPAYLADMFGTRMVGAIHGRLLTAWAAAGIFGPLIVNYLRDWQLGRGLPPARVYDQTMYILAGLLLLGFLCNLAIRPVNPKYHMTEAQLRETEPPAAAIVTAGGAPVAVAGGQGALVAISWIAVGVPLLWGVWMTLQKAFVLFH; encoded by the coding sequence ATGGCCAGCACACCAGACGTCGTTTCAGGTTCCGGCATCGTCGCGCCTGGACGACTGTCGCGCGAACGCATCGTCGCCAGGCCTGGCTTCAGCCGTTGGCTGGTCCCGCCAGCGGCCCTGGCCATCCACCTGAGCATCGGCATGGCCTACGGCTTCAGCGTGTTCTGGCTGCCGCTGTCCAAGGCCATTGGTGTTTCCGCGCCGGTGGCGTGCCCGGCCGACATGAGTGCGCTGTCGCAGCTGTTCACCACCACCTGCGACTGGCAGGTGAAGATGCTGGGCTGGATGTTCACGCTGTTCTTCGTGCTGCTGGGCTGCTCGGCGGCGCTGTGGGGCGGCTGGCTGGAACGTGCAGGTCCACGCAAGGCTGGCGTGGTCGCGGCCGTGTGCTGGGGCGGTGGCCTGCTGATTTCGGCGCTGGGCGTGTATGCGCACCAGCTGTGGTTGATGTGGCTGGGCTCGGGCGTGATCGGCGGTATTGGCCTGGGCCTGGGGTACATCTCGCCGGTATCGACCCTGATCAAGTGGTTCCCGGACAAGCGCGGCATGGCCACCGGCATGGCGATCATGGGGTTCGGCGGCGGGGCGATGATCGGTTCGCCACTGGCCGACCTGCTGATGAAGCATTTCGCCAGCGCGACCTCGGTCGGGGTGTGGCAGACCTTCCTGGTGATGGGGTTGCTGTATTTCGTGGCGATGATGTGCGGCGCGCTGGGATACCGGGTACCGCCGGCCGGCTGGCAGCCCGCTGGCTGGACACCGCCGGCCTCCAGCGCCAACACGATGATCACCACGGCCCAGGTGCATCTGCAGCAGGCCTGGCGCACGCCACAGTTCTGGTTGATCTGGGCGGTGCTGTGCCTGAACGTGACCGCCGGCATTGGCGTGATCGGCATGGCTTCGCCGATGCTGCAGGAAGTGTTCGGCGGGCGCCTGATCGGCGTGGATGCCGGTTTCCGTGACCTGGACGAAGCCCAGCTCAAGAGCCTGGCGACCATCGCCGCGGCCTTCACCGGGCTGTTGAGCCTGTTCAACATCGCAGGCCGGTTCGTCTGGGCCTCGCTGTCGGACAAGATCGGCCGCAAGGTCACCTATGCGGTGTTCTTCGTGCTGGGCATGGTGCTTTACGCCGCCGCGCCGCACCTGGGCACGACCGGCAGCGTGGCGCTGTTCGTGCTGGGCTTCGGCATCATCCTGTCGATGTACGGCGGCGGTTTTTCCACCGTGCCGGCGTACCTGGCCGACATGTTCGGCACGCGCATGGTCGGTGCGATCCACGGCCGCCTGCTCACGGCATGGGCGGCGGCGGGCATCTTTGGCCCGCTGATCGTCAATTACCTGCGCGACTGGCAGCTGGGTCGCGGCCTGCCGCCGGCCCGCGTGTACGACCAGACCATGTACATCCTGGCCGGCCTGCTGTTGCTGGGGTTCCTGTGCAACCTGGCGATCCGCCCGGTCAATCCGAAGTACCACATGACCGAGGCACAACTACGCGAGACCGAACCGCCCGCGGCGGCCATCGTGACCGCGGGTGGCGCACCGGTCGCGGTGGCGGGCGGGCAGGGTGCGCTGGTGGCGATTTCCTGGATCGCCGTCGGCGTGCCGCTGCTGTGGGGCGTATGGATGACGCTGCAGAAGGCGTTCGTGTTGTTCCACTAG
- a CDS encoding substrate-binding domain-containing protein yields MLPRTTRHGSQRMYKVDIRPQWTLQSVDGRELPPRLIDLLLAVHETGSLAAASRQANLSYRYAWGILRQAHALFGMPLLHSTRGRGARLTPLGERLVWADSRIAARLSPMLDSLATELEAELARVQATEAAPLRLHASHGFGVETLRKTMATLERPLDLKYRSPDDALTALRAGACDLAGLHLPIGGLEGELLRHYQDRLDDRNDRVIHLAMRRQGLVVAPGNPKRLRVLSDLLRDDVRFIHRQPGSGTRLLLECMLAREGLPLSAIHGCDVEELTHAAVAAYVASGLADVGLALEPPARRYGLDFVPMITEHYFFLCQEPVLLSGQLQPFLELLRSDDFQHAMGQLPGYDPSYCGTVQTLRDAFPSMAAAKPEAAALL; encoded by the coding sequence GTGCTGCCCCGCACCACCCGCCACGGGAGCCAGCGCATGTACAAGGTCGATATCCGGCCGCAGTGGACCCTGCAGTCCGTCGATGGCCGCGAACTGCCGCCACGCCTGATCGATCTTCTGCTGGCCGTGCATGAGACCGGTTCGCTGGCCGCGGCCAGTCGCCAGGCCAACCTGTCCTATCGCTATGCCTGGGGCATCCTGCGCCAGGCCCACGCGCTGTTCGGGATGCCGCTGCTGCACTCCACCCGCGGACGCGGCGCCAGGCTCACGCCCCTGGGCGAACGCCTGGTCTGGGCCGACAGCCGCATTGCCGCGCGCCTGTCGCCGATGCTCGACAGCCTGGCCACCGAGCTGGAAGCCGAGCTGGCCCGCGTACAGGCCACCGAAGCCGCGCCGCTGCGCCTGCACGCCTCGCACGGCTTTGGCGTGGAAACCCTGCGCAAGACCATGGCCACGCTGGAACGGCCGCTGGACCTGAAGTACCGCAGCCCGGATGACGCCCTCACCGCCCTGCGCGCCGGGGCCTGCGACCTGGCCGGCCTGCACCTGCCCATCGGCGGACTGGAAGGCGAGCTGCTGCGCCACTACCAGGACCGGCTGGACGACAGGAACGACCGCGTGATCCACCTGGCCATGCGCCGGCAGGGACTGGTGGTCGCTCCGGGCAATCCCAAACGGCTGCGCGTGCTGAGTGACCTGCTGCGCGACGACGTGCGCTTCATCCATCGCCAGCCTGGTTCGGGCACGCGCCTGTTGCTGGAATGCATGCTGGCCCGCGAAGGCCTGCCGCTCTCGGCGATCCATGGCTGCGACGTGGAAGAGCTCACCCATGCCGCGGTTGCTGCCTACGTCGCCAGCGGGCTGGCAGACGTCGGGCTTGCGCTGGAACCACCGGCGCGCCGCTATGGCCTGGACTTCGTGCCGATGATCACCGAGCACTACTTCTTCCTGTGTCAGGAACCGGTCCTGCTCAGCGGCCAGCTGCAACCGTTCCTGGAGCTGCTGCGCAGCGACGACTTCCAGCACGCGATGGGCCAGCTGCCCGGCTACGACCCCAGCTATTGCGGCACGGTGCAGACCCTGCGCGATGCATTCCCGTCGATGGCCGCGGCCAAGCCCGAAGCCGCCGCTCTCCTGTAA
- a CDS encoding VOC family protein, with protein MIPKNTLCLWYDGTALDAAEFYARTFPDSIVGAVHRAPSDFPSGKQGDVLTVEFTVIGIPCIGLNGGAAFKHSEAFSFQIATDDQAETDRLWDAIVGNGGQESDCGWCKDRWGLSWQITPRALTEGFTDPDPAVAKRVFEAMMTMRRIDVAKIEAARRG; from the coding sequence GTGATCCCCAAGAACACCCTCTGCCTCTGGTACGACGGCACCGCCCTGGACGCCGCCGAGTTCTACGCCAGGACCTTTCCCGACAGCATCGTCGGTGCGGTGCATCGCGCACCTTCCGATTTCCCCTCAGGCAAGCAAGGCGACGTGCTGACCGTCGAGTTCACGGTCATCGGCATTCCCTGCATCGGCTTGAATGGCGGCGCGGCGTTCAAGCACAGCGAGGCGTTCTCGTTCCAGATCGCCACCGATGACCAGGCCGAAACCGACCGGCTATGGGATGCGATCGTCGGCAACGGCGGCCAGGAGAGCGACTGCGGCTGGTGCAAGGATCGCTGGGGCCTGTCCTGGCAGATCACCCCGCGCGCATTGACCGAAGGCTTCACCGACCCGGACCCGGCCGTGGCCAAGCGCGTGTTCGAGGCGATGATGACCATGCGCAGGATCGACGTTGCGAAGATCGAAGCGGCGCGCAGGGGCTGA